The Neobacillus sp. OS1-2 genome includes a window with the following:
- a CDS encoding peptide chain release factor 3 yields MGKNFREDVLSRRTFAIISHPDAGKTTLTEKLLLFGGAIRDAGTVKAKKTGKFATSDWMEIEKQRGISVTSSVMQFDYDGFRVNILDTPGHQDFSEDTYRTLMAVDSAVMIIDSAKGIEEQTLKLFKVCRMRGIPIFTFINKLDRQGKSPLELLAELEEVLGIESYPMNWPIGMGKEFLGIYDRFNNRVEQFRVSENERFIPLNDKGEISGDHPLKLSGLYDQTLDEIMLLNEAGNEFSTEKVAEGNLIPVFFGSALTNFGVQTFLESYLKFAPPPKARNSSIGEIDPLGEQFSGFVFKIQANMNPAHRDRIAFIRVCSGKFERGMTVNIPRLGKQLKLSQSTSFMAEERNTVEEAVSGDIIGLYDTGTYQIGDTLTTGKDHFQYERLPQFTPELYVKVSAKNVMKQKSFYKGIEQLVQEGAIQLFKRVSIDEYLLGAVGQLQFEVFEHRMRNEYNAEVLMERLGSKIARWVEDETVDENLSSPRSLLVKDRFDNYVFLFENDFALRWFQEKNPNIKLYNPMDQHE; encoded by the coding sequence ATGGGTAAAAATTTTAGAGAAGACGTATTATCGCGCCGGACATTTGCGATTATTTCCCACCCGGATGCCGGTAAAACGACACTAACAGAGAAATTATTATTATTCGGCGGTGCTATTCGCGATGCCGGTACTGTAAAGGCGAAAAAGACAGGAAAATTTGCTACAAGTGATTGGATGGAAATTGAAAAGCAGCGTGGAATTTCTGTCACTTCCAGTGTGATGCAATTTGACTATGACGGTTTTCGCGTCAATATTTTAGATACGCCTGGACACCAGGATTTCAGTGAGGATACGTATAGAACATTGATGGCTGTTGATAGTGCAGTAATGATTATTGATTCAGCAAAAGGGATAGAGGAACAAACCCTAAAGTTATTTAAGGTATGCCGAATGCGCGGAATCCCCATTTTTACGTTTATTAATAAACTCGACCGCCAAGGGAAATCACCGCTTGAGCTCCTAGCTGAATTGGAAGAAGTACTTGGAATCGAATCGTATCCAATGAACTGGCCGATTGGAATGGGAAAAGAATTCCTCGGCATTTATGACCGTTTTAATAATCGAGTAGAACAGTTTCGAGTCAGTGAAAATGAGCGGTTTATCCCGTTAAATGACAAGGGTGAAATTTCAGGTGATCACCCATTGAAATTATCAGGACTTTATGATCAAACTCTTGATGAAATTATGCTGTTAAATGAGGCTGGTAATGAGTTTTCAACTGAGAAAGTGGCTGAAGGCAATTTAATACCTGTTTTCTTTGGAAGTGCGTTAACCAATTTTGGTGTTCAGACATTTCTTGAGTCTTATTTAAAATTTGCACCACCGCCAAAGGCGCGGAACTCCTCGATTGGAGAAATTGATCCTTTAGGTGAACAATTTTCGGGTTTTGTCTTTAAAATTCAGGCTAATATGAATCCTGCCCACCGTGACCGGATTGCCTTTATACGGGTTTGTTCGGGGAAATTTGAACGCGGGATGACTGTTAATATTCCACGGTTAGGAAAACAATTAAAGCTATCTCAATCAACTTCCTTTATGGCTGAAGAAAGAAACACAGTTGAGGAAGCTGTCAGTGGTGATATTATCGGCTTATATGACACGGGCACTTACCAAATTGGCGATACGTTGACCACTGGGAAGGATCATTTCCAATATGAAAGATTGCCGCAGTTTACTCCAGAATTATATGTGAAGGTTTCTGCTAAAAACGTTATGAAGCAAAAATCCTTTTATAAAGGGATTGAGCAGCTTGTCCAAGAAGGAGCGATTCAGCTTTTTAAAAGGGTCAGTATCGATGAGTATTTATTAGGTGCTGTAGGGCAGCTACAATTTGAAGTATTTGAGCATCGAATGAGAAATGAATATAATGCTGAGGTTTTAATGGAACGATTGGGTTCGAAAATTGCCCGATGGGTAGAAGACGAAACCGTGGATGAAAATCTATCGAGTCCACGGAGCCTGTTGGTAAAGGACCGTTTTGACAATTATGTATTTTTATTTGAAAATGACTTTGCCCTTCGATGGTTCCAAGAAAAGAATCCTAACATAAAATTATATAATCCAATGGATCAACACGAATAG
- a CDS encoding DUF3905 domain-containing protein, whose amino-acid sequence MMKSKNNQNSKQLGIDETMPHQINAPSFEGTGIQMEKPFVNKHGVTIGDSMYASENSPLENWSKDTDPSIMAGDDWVHPTNDIGWNTTENRELLESKRKPQASPFMHPTKDVGKGTD is encoded by the coding sequence ATGATGAAATCTAAAAATAATCAGAACTCAAAACAACTAGGGATAGATGAAACCATGCCACATCAAATAAATGCACCAAGCTTTGAAGGGACCGGTATTCAAATGGAGAAGCCCTTTGTCAACAAGCATGGGGTGACGATCGGAGACAGTATGTATGCATCCGAAAATTCCCCTTTGGAAAACTGGTCAAAAGATACTGACCCTTCGATTATGGCAGGAGATGATTGGGTTCATCCCACAAATGATATCGGCTGGAACACTACGGAAAATCGTGAATTGCTTGAAAGTAAAAGAAAACCCCAAGCCTCCCCCTTTATGCACCCTACAAAGGATGTTGGGAAAGGAACAGATTAA
- a CDS encoding anti-sigma factor domain-containing protein, producing the protein MKKGIVMEVDDAFLTLLTPEGEFCRTKKQDYPYTIGEEIYFFPMESGNSTKTSFSLRNAFKLKAVWIVMAVLLIGVGSLIPSFQNNTAYAYMSIDANPSIEIGVNKKMQVVELTGFNEDGKRIISDLPDWKKKDVSQLAKSILVKMKNAGFIRNNEPVIISTVRAEQPKEKAEKAFKKNMSKIKETVNNQQLDVKVLTGSQKEREKAQELGISTGTYQEKMSQSSSQKKRPKSIVKEKGQEQKAQTSEREKITPPGQLKKQTEANAVQDLGVTRETPKDKTLHSEGKPIPPGQLKKQDEERWKQDQGQSKRQEQSKKPEQQREKPQPQNRGNQQHSVSNSPHQKDHKK; encoded by the coding sequence ATGAAAAAGGGAATTGTAATGGAAGTGGATGATGCGTTTTTGACGCTTCTAACCCCCGAGGGTGAGTTTTGCCGCACAAAGAAACAAGACTATCCATATACGATTGGAGAAGAAATTTACTTTTTTCCAATGGAAAGTGGTAATTCCACTAAAACCTCTTTTTCATTAAGGAATGCTTTTAAACTAAAAGCGGTGTGGATTGTGATGGCTGTTTTATTGATAGGAGTTGGCTCATTAATCCCAAGTTTTCAAAATAATACCGCATATGCTTATATGTCCATTGATGCGAATCCTAGTATCGAGATTGGTGTAAATAAAAAGATGCAGGTTGTAGAGTTAACTGGTTTCAATGAGGATGGAAAAAGGATTATTTCAGATTTGCCTGATTGGAAGAAAAAGGACGTTTCCCAATTAGCAAAGTCGATTTTAGTTAAAATGAAAAATGCCGGTTTTATAAGAAATAATGAACCTGTCATCATTTCTACTGTGAGAGCAGAACAACCAAAGGAAAAAGCAGAAAAGGCATTTAAAAAGAATATGAGTAAGATTAAAGAAACCGTGAACAATCAGCAATTAGATGTAAAAGTGCTTACAGGTTCTCAAAAAGAACGGGAAAAAGCACAAGAACTTGGGATCTCAACAGGAACTTACCAAGAAAAAATGAGTCAATCATCATCACAAAAGAAGAGACCCAAATCAATTGTAAAAGAGAAAGGGCAAGAACAAAAAGCCCAGACTTCAGAGCGGGAAAAAATAACTCCTCCAGGACAATTGAAGAAACAGACAGAAGCAAACGCTGTTCAAGACTTGGGAGTAACAAGGGAAACCCCTAAAGATAAAACGTTACATTCCGAAGGAAAACCTATACCACCGGGTCAATTGAAAAAACAAGATGAAGAGCGATGGAAACAAGATCAAGGACAATCCAAAAGGCAAGAACAATCTAAGAAGCCAGAACAACAGAGGGAAAAGCCCCAGCCACAAAATAGGGGAAACCAGCAACATAGTGTTTCTAACAGTCCTCATCAGAAAGATCATAAAAAGTAA
- the sigI gene encoding RNA polymerase sigma factor SigI: MLSLLFMTKRKKRTLEETVLLIQQGDRDLLDELIDAYKPFIAKTVSSVCRRYIYESDDEFSIGLIAFNEAIEKYSTERGSSLLSFSEVIIKRRVIDYIRKQTKNQHISIDITNAINEEDSAGSIIVNELSLDDYQKKNDEQLRKEEILHFQRLLTTFDLSFNDLVENSPKHADARKSAILTAKILVDNQELKELLFEKKRLPIKQLEKMVNVSRKTIERNRKYIIAIALILSNDYLYMKDYIKGVLDT, translated from the coding sequence ATGCTAAGTTTATTGTTTATGACCAAAAGAAAAAAAAGAACGCTAGAAGAAACGGTCTTATTAATTCAACAAGGTGACCGTGACTTGCTTGATGAGTTGATTGATGCCTATAAGCCTTTTATTGCCAAAACAGTTTCTTCTGTATGCAGGCGTTATATATATGAATCCGATGATGAATTTAGCATTGGTCTAATCGCGTTTAATGAAGCTATTGAAAAGTATTCAACTGAGCGTGGAAGCTCCCTGTTAAGTTTTTCGGAAGTAATCATTAAAAGAAGAGTTATTGACTATATTCGTAAACAAACTAAAAATCAACATATTAGTATTGATATAACCAATGCCATTAATGAGGAAGATTCAGCGGGTTCGATCATTGTAAATGAACTTTCTCTTGATGATTATCAAAAAAAGAATGATGAACAATTAAGAAAAGAGGAGATTCTTCACTTTCAGAGATTATTAACAACTTTTGATTTAAGTTTTAACGACTTAGTTGAAAATTCTCCTAAACATGCCGATGCGCGGAAAAGTGCGATTTTGACAGCAAAAATATTAGTCGACAATCAAGAGTTGAAGGAATTATTATTTGAAAAAAAACGTCTCCCCATAAAACAATTAGAAAAAATGGTGAATGTCAGCAGAAAGACAATTGAACGGAACCGGAAATACATTATTGCGATTGCACTTATTTTATCTAATGATTATCTGTATATGAAGGATTATATAAAGGGGGTGTTAGATACATGA
- a CDS encoding alpha/beta-type small acid-soluble spore protein: MANSSNKLLVPGIEQYLDQVKYEIAQEFGVNLGSDTVSRANGSVGGEITKRLVQQAQAQMSGQFTNQ; this comes from the coding sequence ATGGCAAATAGCAGCAACAAATTATTAGTACCTGGGATTGAGCAGTATTTAGATCAAGTAAAATACGAAATTGCACAAGAATTCGGCGTAAATTTAGGCTCAGATACAGTTTCAAGAGCAAACGGCTCCGTAGGCGGCGAAATTACAAAAAGACTTGTACAACAAGCACAAGCCCAAATGTCTGGTCAGTTTACCAACCAATAA
- a CDS encoding 2-oxoacid:acceptor oxidoreductase family protein — MSILPKKNELGFFEIRLESIGGLGANLAGKMLAEAGVLSLGLKGSNFSSYGSEKKGSPVKSFIRFCDPDVEIRDHSPIEQPHIVGVFHEALYRTINVVSGLDADGIVLVNTSRNFDDVKNDLQLEYGTLAIVDALTIAVEEKTKVNTAMLGALYRICDFLDPESMRDVIRKTFTKKYPHLVEPNIRTFDRGYNEVQFKVYEVPEDAEGKAFTRSLPQLGYMTQEIGGVMVSQANSVFKDLSGSRQGFLPEFQQEKCIHCAACDNVCPDFCFVWEEGEDKRGRKQMFLKGIDYQYCKGCLKCVEACPTDALGDLREMLGYADDNRVKQNFPYIVGGIQ, encoded by the coding sequence ATGTCTATTTTACCAAAGAAAAATGAACTGGGTTTTTTTGAAATCCGATTGGAATCAATTGGCGGACTAGGTGCAAATTTAGCTGGGAAAATGTTAGCGGAAGCCGGTGTTTTAAGCCTTGGCTTAAAAGGTTCAAATTTCTCTTCATATGGCTCAGAAAAGAAGGGCTCTCCAGTTAAGAGCTTCATTCGTTTCTGTGATCCGGACGTGGAAATAAGAGATCACAGTCCAATCGAACAGCCACATATTGTTGGTGTTTTTCATGAAGCTTTATATAGAACCATTAATGTTGTCAGTGGCCTGGATGCTGATGGAATCGTACTTGTAAATACTTCAAGAAATTTTGATGATGTTAAAAATGATCTACAGTTAGAGTACGGTACGCTTGCCATTGTCGATGCCCTAACGATTGCTGTTGAGGAAAAGACAAAAGTTAATACCGCAATGCTTGGGGCCTTATATCGGATTTGTGACTTTCTTGATCCGGAATCGATGAGAGATGTGATTCGGAAAACGTTTACAAAAAAATATCCGCACCTTGTTGAGCCAAATATTCGTACATTTGATCGCGGTTACAATGAAGTTCAATTTAAGGTCTATGAGGTGCCGGAAGACGCTGAAGGGAAGGCGTTCACACGATCCCTTCCACAGCTTGGTTATATGACCCAGGAAATCGGCGGCGTTATGGTTTCACAAGCAAATAGTGTTTTTAAAGATTTAAGTGGTTCACGCCAAGGATTCCTACCAGAGTTCCAACAAGAAAAATGTATTCACTGTGCAGCATGTGATAATGTTTGTCCAGATTTTTGTTTTGTTTGGGAAGAGGGAGAAGACAAGCGCGGCAGAAAGCAAATGTTCCTTAAAGGAATTGACTATCAATATTGTAAGGGCTGCTTAAAATGTGTTGAAGCATGTCCAACTGATGCACTAGGAGATCTTCGGGAAATGTTGGGTTATGCCGATGACAACCGCGTGAAGCAAAACTTTCCTTATATTGTAGGAGGGATCCAATAA
- a CDS encoding YjcZ family sporulation protein, with product MSGAVGGYGGGFALLVVLFILLIIIGASWGYGFY from the coding sequence ATGTCTGGTGCAGTAGGTGGCTACGGAGGCGGATTTGCCCTACTAGTCGTTTTGTTTATATTGTTAATCATTATTGGAGCTTCTTGGGGTTATGGATTCTATTAA
- a CDS encoding CotY/CotZ family spore coat protein, translating to MGISEVEQCICHEMEQLLEEQQKLSFEGFRFICEDIGFDTIPFILSNGKCPFETFGVTRYGDFFTTQVFRLENIDSKHCCATLSLLIPVDMDGCPVDLCDDVYSLIKTDNCTIVDLSCFCTIQPLSPKLVNRELPIIEPKC from the coding sequence ATGGGAATAAGTGAAGTTGAACAGTGTATATGTCATGAAATGGAACAACTTCTTGAAGAACAGCAAAAATTATCTTTTGAAGGCTTCCGTTTCATCTGTGAGGATATTGGTTTTGACACAATCCCATTTATCCTTTCAAATGGGAAATGTCCATTTGAAACTTTTGGGGTAACAAGATATGGGGATTTTTTCACTACACAGGTTTTTCGGTTAGAAAATATTGATTCAAAACATTGCTGTGCAACGCTATCACTCTTAATACCAGTAGATATGGATGGTTGCCCGGTGGATTTATGTGATGATGTGTATTCGCTGATTAAAACGGATAACTGTACGATAGTTGATTTGAGCTGTTTTTGTACAATTCAGCCACTATCCCCCAAATTAGTTAATCGGGAGCTACCTATTATCGAACCAAAATGTTAA
- a CDS encoding AAA family ATPase has translation MNKSKKVVSKFIPLFAAIIFVFLGTVWYVQTSNNEVTIPFSSVEKTIQAQNGKPVTLTERADGSLNMKAGNKEYISHVPPNSQMIDKLVEKYNIEYSYTTSSKYGKWIMGGFVLLLAGAAITLQKKKGGFGLHNSMKNSVSKSRPLPPISLKDVGGLGEEMKEEIMQTISSIKEPDRAIKLGIKPPKGILLYGPPGTGKTLLAQAIARELNAAFFTASGSAFNELFVGVGASRVRSLFQTARKQGPAVIFIDEVDALAGKRKAHGGEEAEKTLTELLVQLDGGHSNDGILFIAATNRKDMLDEAFLRPGRIDFSFHVPLPDTKGRREIIDIHTTGKSLANDVFASLDDLAESTSGFSGAELQSLFETASRRAVRNGQDMVHKHDLDYALDRTILGSTSRSLQEHETKHRVAIHEAGHAIVASLTKPGSVRKATIIPRGEALGYVAPIPKELHLSTSSDLLDRVAMVLAGGVAERMFLGEHSIGVSGDVQQARQIIEQMVDIGMLQDGFTLTFNKQDKEVKMQELFTKGLEKAETLIKGHQHQYQQLVDVLLKKETIEGSEVEEIVWEKLNNTENLVLA, from the coding sequence ATGAATAAAAGTAAAAAAGTAGTTTCCAAGTTTATCCCATTATTCGCTGCGATTATTTTTGTATTTTTAGGTACCGTTTGGTATGTCCAAACTTCAAATAACGAGGTCACCATTCCCTTCTCTTCAGTCGAAAAAACAATTCAGGCTCAAAATGGAAAACCAGTAACTTTGACTGAACGTGCGGATGGCAGCCTAAACATGAAAGCTGGAAACAAAGAATATATTTCTCATGTCCCGCCAAACAGTCAAATGATTGATAAACTTGTTGAAAAATATAATATCGAATATTCATATACCACTAGCAGTAAATATGGCAAGTGGATTATGGGCGGTTTCGTTTTATTACTTGCGGGTGCAGCAATTACCCTGCAAAAGAAAAAGGGCGGATTTGGCCTTCATAACTCAATGAAAAACAGTGTTTCTAAGTCTCGCCCCCTTCCTCCTATCAGTTTGAAAGACGTAGGCGGACTTGGGGAAGAGATGAAAGAAGAAATCATGCAGACAATCTCTTCCATAAAGGAGCCGGATCGGGCCATTAAATTAGGCATAAAACCACCAAAAGGAATTTTGTTGTACGGACCTCCTGGTACAGGGAAAACTTTATTGGCTCAAGCCATCGCACGCGAGTTAAATGCAGCTTTTTTCACTGCCAGTGGATCCGCTTTTAACGAATTGTTTGTTGGTGTTGGTGCCAGCCGCGTCCGTTCCTTGTTCCAAACGGCCAGGAAACAAGGTCCTGCCGTAATCTTTATTGATGAAGTGGATGCTCTAGCGGGTAAACGAAAAGCACATGGCGGAGAGGAAGCAGAAAAAACCTTAACGGAACTTCTCGTTCAACTTGATGGCGGTCATTCCAATGATGGAATATTGTTTATTGCCGCTACAAATCGAAAAGACATGCTTGATGAGGCTTTCCTAAGACCGGGAAGGATCGACTTTTCCTTCCATGTACCATTACCAGATACTAAGGGTAGAAGAGAAATTATTGATATCCATACCACGGGCAAGTCTCTTGCCAATGATGTTTTTGCATCGTTGGATGACTTAGCTGAGAGTACATCTGGTTTTTCGGGTGCTGAACTTCAGTCCCTTTTTGAAACAGCTAGCAGACGTGCAGTTAGAAATGGGCAGGATATGGTCCATAAGCATGATCTTGACTATGCCCTTGACAGGACCATTCTAGGCAGCACCTCTCGTTCCTTACAGGAACATGAAACGAAACACAGAGTGGCAATCCATGAGGCAGGACATGCAATTGTCGCCTCATTAACGAAGCCTGGTTCGGTTCGGAAAGCTACGATCATCCCTCGAGGAGAGGCTCTCGGGTATGTAGCCCCCATTCCTAAAGAATTACATTTGTCAACGAGCTCTGACTTACTTGACCGGGTTGCCATGGTATTAGCCGGTGGTGTTGCTGAAAGAATGTTTTTGGGTGAACACAGCATCGGTGTAAGCGGCGACGTACAGCAGGCAAGACAAATCATTGAACAAATGGTGGATATAGGTATGCTTCAGGACGGTTTTACTTTGACATTTAACAAACAAGATAAAGAAGTAAAAATGCAGGAACTCTTTACGAAAGGCTTAGAAAAAGCAGAAACCTTAATTAAAGGCCATCAACATCAGTATCAGCAATTAGTTGATGTTTTATTAAAGAAAGAAACAATCGAGGGTTCAGAGGTCGAAGAAATTGTTTGGGAGAAGTTGAACAACACAGAAAACCTTGTATTGGCATAA
- a CDS encoding B12-binding domain-containing radical SAM protein, with protein MNVICSTLNAKFIHTNLAIRYLKSYAAPEFNIQLKEYTIKDPVMNIVSDLYQAKPAVIGFSCYIWNIEETLKVVNMLKKIDPALIIVLGGPEVTYDTAEWMENYPEVDFIVMGEGEQTFKQLLGEIMTTKNYQNVNGITYRENMQVKNTLQMNKLDLKDLPSPYRFPEDVAELGKRVTYIETSRGCPFSCQFCLSSIEVGVRYFDREKIKEDIRYLMANGAKTIKFVDRTFNISRSYAMEMFRFLIDEHLPGTVFQFEITADIMRPEVIEFLNQEAPKGLFRFEIGVQSTNDFTNELVMRKQNFTKLTRTVTMVKEGGKIDQHLDLIAGLPEEDYSSFRKTFNDVFEMRPEELQLGFLKMLRGTGVRLRAEEHQYVYMDHSPYEILSNNVLSFDDIVRIKQVEDVLEKYWNDHRMDHTVEYLVTRVFRSPFDFFQEFGSYWDKQGWSRIGHQLEDLYRRLFTFLEQQSQDNLDVISGLMKYDYLRVHKYKPRKPWWEASSDKNERSLSYRQIVENPARLGPEFLELKLDEKELFKHTILEDLSFDLGKYLTTGELEKHPANLLVYFDPTNNRTLLFPYKGMK; from the coding sequence ATGAATGTTATTTGTTCTACTCTAAATGCAAAGTTCATCCACACGAACCTCGCGATCCGTTATTTAAAGTCTTATGCCGCTCCGGAATTTAACATCCAATTGAAAGAATATACTATCAAAGATCCAGTCATGAATATTGTCTCAGATCTTTATCAAGCGAAACCGGCAGTTATCGGATTTAGTTGTTATATCTGGAACATCGAAGAAACCCTCAAAGTAGTCAATATGCTTAAAAAAATTGACCCTGCCCTAATCATAGTCTTAGGCGGCCCTGAAGTAACCTATGATACAGCTGAATGGATGGAAAATTACCCAGAAGTTGATTTTATTGTCATGGGCGAAGGGGAACAAACCTTTAAGCAGCTGCTCGGGGAAATCATGACAACGAAAAACTATCAAAATGTCAACGGGATAACCTATCGTGAAAATATGCAAGTAAAGAATACCCTACAAATGAATAAGCTTGACCTAAAAGACCTTCCGTCTCCATACCGCTTTCCGGAAGATGTTGCCGAATTAGGAAAACGTGTCACCTATATTGAAACGAGCAGGGGTTGCCCTTTTAGCTGCCAATTTTGCCTATCTTCCATTGAGGTCGGGGTAAGATACTTTGACCGTGAAAAAATAAAAGAGGATATTCGTTATTTAATGGCCAATGGAGCTAAAACCATTAAATTTGTTGACCGAACTTTTAATATCAGCCGAAGCTATGCCATGGAAATGTTCCGTTTTCTTATTGATGAACATCTTCCTGGAACGGTGTTTCAATTTGAAATAACCGCTGATATTATGCGACCGGAGGTTATTGAATTTTTAAACCAAGAGGCACCAAAGGGCCTTTTTCGCTTTGAAATTGGTGTTCAGTCGACCAACGACTTTACCAACGAGCTCGTCATGCGTAAACAAAATTTCACGAAGTTAACGAGAACTGTCACAATGGTAAAAGAAGGCGGCAAAATTGACCAACATCTGGATTTGATTGCGGGGCTGCCCGAGGAGGACTATTCATCATTCCGGAAAACATTTAACGATGTATTTGAAATGAGGCCTGAAGAATTGCAGTTAGGCTTTTTAAAAATGCTGCGTGGAACAGGAGTTCGTCTGCGCGCTGAAGAACATCAATATGTCTATATGGATCATTCTCCGTATGAAATCTTGAGCAACAATGTTCTTTCATTTGATGATATTGTAAGAATTAAACAAGTGGAGGATGTACTAGAAAAATATTGGAATGACCATCGCATGGATCATACGGTGGAATACTTAGTGACAAGGGTTTTCCGATCACCATTTGATTTCTTTCAGGAGTTTGGTTCCTATTGGGACAAACAGGGATGGTCAAGAATTGGCCATCAGCTTGAAGACTTGTACCGCCGCTTATTCACCTTTCTTGAGCAGCAATCACAAGATAATCTCGATGTAATTTCCGGGCTTATGAAGTATGATTATTTAAGAGTTCATAAATATAAACCAAGAAAGCCATGGTGGGAAGCAAGTTCTGATAAGAATGAACGAAGTTTATCGTATAGACAAATTGTTGAAAATCCTGCCCGTTTAGGCCCGGAATTCCTCGAGCTCAAACTGGATGAAAAAGAATTGTTTAAGCATACCATACTAGAGGATCTGTCCTTTGATTTAGGGAAGTATCTAACAACAGGTGAGCTTGAAAAACATCCTGCCAATTTATTAGTTTACTTTGACCCGACGAATAACAGAACGCTTCTTTTCCCCTATAAAGGAATGAAATAA
- a CDS encoding YjcZ family sporulation protein, translated as MYGYGGFGGCGYGGGCGYGGVGFGGGFALIVVLFILLIIVGAACFRW; from the coding sequence ATGTACGGATATGGTGGATTTGGAGGCTGCGGCTATGGTGGTGGTTGTGGCTACGGTGGAGTCGGCTTTGGCGGCGGTTTTGCTCTAATCGTCGTATTATTTATTCTGTTGATTATTGTTGGAGCCGCTTGCTTTAGATGGTAA
- a CDS encoding response regulator transcription factor, with translation MSKSLNHHLDNLLNDAVIMLSQYQEDLLQEWSQMLQSLKNTKKKSIAVFEFISEFLVRFLRSVHEGTVDIYQMLNEIQDEWNAQFHRQPEPEALIFHLNLLENAAHKVLKSRIAYSSKLHPSVHYLFSKISEVMLFQSKNENYSIWKDAVILFNEWIIRSQNFKESVENICFGFGYFLPFERCALFKFTNKESVGVGLFGHHLKTEEIQAIAEKITNIPVLNESLVKLKSQGHEMKNFQPIYISCAEQDLPEKYVKKFDLTSLIIVPIYVPEEGKIIGGVVLDQGPGQHFTVDTSLFPALMKFGQSSGELLSKFIEADLKKPELPERDSITLSPRETEIIKLLADGASTAEAALKLYLSEFTVRDYISNIMKRLNAQNRTEVAVKAIRMGIID, from the coding sequence ATGTCAAAGTCATTAAACCACCATTTGGATAATCTTTTAAACGATGCTGTTATCATGTTAAGTCAATATCAAGAAGATCTTTTACAAGAATGGAGCCAAATGCTCCAATCACTAAAAAATACGAAGAAAAAATCAATTGCTGTTTTTGAATTTATTAGTGAGTTTTTAGTCAGATTTTTACGTTCAGTTCATGAAGGAACCGTTGATATATATCAAATGTTAAATGAGATTCAGGATGAATGGAATGCTCAATTTCACAGGCAGCCGGAACCAGAAGCATTAATCTTCCATCTGAATTTGTTAGAGAACGCTGCTCATAAGGTTTTAAAATCGAGAATTGCTTATTCCTCGAAACTACATCCTTCGGTCCATTATTTGTTTTCAAAAATAAGCGAAGTGATGCTGTTTCAATCGAAAAATGAGAATTATAGTATTTGGAAGGATGCGGTTATCTTATTTAATGAGTGGATCATCCGCTCGCAAAACTTTAAGGAGTCAGTAGAGAATATTTGCTTTGGCTTTGGTTATTTCCTTCCATTTGAACGGTGTGCACTTTTTAAGTTTACCAATAAGGAAAGCGTCGGGGTTGGTTTATTTGGTCATCATTTAAAAACGGAAGAAATTCAGGCAATTGCTGAAAAGATTACCAACATCCCAGTACTAAATGAAAGCCTTGTGAAATTAAAATCACAGGGTCACGAAATGAAAAACTTCCAGCCGATTTATATATCCTGCGCAGAACAGGATCTTCCGGAAAAGTATGTGAAGAAATTTGATTTGACCTCGTTAATTATTGTTCCAATTTATGTTCCAGAGGAAGGAAAAATAATTGGGGGAGTTGTTTTAGACCAAGGCCCTGGACAGCATTTTACTGTGGATACCAGCCTGTTTCCTGCATTGATGAAATTTGGGCAAAGTTCTGGAGAGTTGCTTTCAAAGTTTATCGAAGCAGATCTTAAAAAACCTGAGTTGCCAGAAAGAGATTCCATCACTTTGTCGCCAAGAGAAACGGAAATTATTAAGTTGTTAGCGGACGGTGCTTCAACTGCAGAAGCGGCATTAAAGCTTTATCTAAGTGAATTTACTGTCAGAGATTACATATCAAATATTATGAAGAGACTTAATGCCCAAAATAGGACGGAAGTAGCTGTCAAAGCAATACGAATGGGAATTATTGATTGA